The following are from one region of the Ignavibacteriota bacterium genome:
- a CDS encoding chitobiase/beta-hexosaminidase C-terminal domain-containing protein: MKNQILFLALFTLFYISSAVSQDNTPVLEGTHNNAYTTVEPPSIFKYRTLLGKTATSDFQINYENPAPPYQAQIAIEYAVKIWEFLINSNQIIKINIKWEDLGYSSTSGYTLAKCGTDTFYNSPSLPESNVQYPIALAEHLLGQNLNGSSFDIVMYINSNDSIDWYFGTEGIPQEDKNDMVSVILHEIAHGLGYIGFFGVSGSYGYRGISGIPVDTNSHPSIYDTYGALANYYPALDFLINYPNHSTELKGKLTGNSVYFSGDNSWIQYGRNILPKLYAPASWKSGSSIFHLDDETFPQGNSNSLMTPSIDQAEVIHSPGEVGLAILQDIGWSINRLATFLHPEPGVALQKGAIDTIKWTDNEGGSFSLVLLDSIDNFIMTVCTLGTADVGLNEYIWTVPTNVTNGKYRIKVQFGGAFGITNLFTITNQQQVATPVFTPPPGTYPDTVSITASCPTPGATIRYTTNGTEPNSNSPVFPPSLLISTFTTIKAKAFKDGMLPSLTTVAIYSIGIEVAAPEISPVSGSYAGEVYLEITCPDPAAVIRYNWSYDPNNPPADPDENSTRWDWNPGTGNGIHFLYPTFHNLIVKAKTYRPGYVPSPVISTTYQIVHGVNIKQFDASGTPFGQAAFWNTSQWNYVDPDSAIVLETNKNHFLSTQDFKPGTNQKFNFWDDNLLITNDSYRNWDTITIKSSTTEVSSHFNITVDGVVIKNNLESTGINGGSIEFMDPWLVDFNEPPYGYRSRGMDAPFFPKTSPFNPNYSSSYKGVFLNQGSPNWTPPYYKVGMLEEQPITVNGKERKFYPYKWQNDGGVTFQVEYARQTGVVFTSSNATATAVLKGQLMSNDQNGISSGSQRKLVRTDNGIYHCVYESMGEVWYTHSLTTNYNGQWRQDICISNTIGNMSKNPSIDFEGNKIKTVSVILSTVKYSLAASTFLPVEKLYVDSWNKN; encoded by the coding sequence ATGAAAAACCAAATTCTCTTTCTTGCGTTATTCACGTTATTCTATATCAGTAGTGCAGTATCGCAGGATAACACCCCGGTTCTGGAAGGAACACATAATAATGCTTACACGACGGTTGAGCCGCCATCAATTTTTAAATACAGAACATTACTTGGTAAAACGGCAACATCTGATTTTCAGATTAATTACGAAAATCCCGCTCCCCCTTATCAAGCACAAATAGCAATTGAGTATGCAGTTAAAATTTGGGAATTTTTGATCAACTCCAACCAGATAATCAAAATAAATATTAAGTGGGAAGATTTAGGTTACAGCAGTACGTCAGGTTATACATTAGCAAAGTGTGGCACAGATACTTTTTATAATTCTCCTTCTCTGCCTGAATCAAATGTTCAATACCCTATAGCACTTGCTGAACATTTGCTGGGTCAGAATTTAAACGGAAGTAGTTTTGATATTGTAATGTATATTAATTCAAATGACAGTATTGATTGGTATTTTGGTACAGAGGGTATTCCACAGGAAGATAAAAATGATATGGTAAGTGTTATTTTACACGAAATTGCACACGGGCTTGGGTATATTGGTTTCTTTGGTGTCAGCGGAAGCTACGGCTACAGAGGAATAAGTGGTATTCCTGTTGATACAAACTCGCACCCTTCTATTTATGATACTTACGGGGCGTTAGCAAATTATTACCCGGCTTTAGATTTTTTAATTAATTATCCGAATCATTCTACAGAATTAAAAGGCAAGCTTACAGGAAACAGTGTTTATTTCAGCGGAGATAATTCCTGGATTCAATACGGACGTAACATCCTTCCAAAACTTTACGCACCTGCAAGCTGGAAATCAGGTTCTAGTATTTTTCATCTTGATGATGAAACTTTTCCTCAGGGTAATAGTAATTCATTAATGACTCCTTCAATAGACCAAGCAGAAGTGATTCATTCGCCCGGTGAAGTAGGTCTTGCAATATTACAAGACATTGGATGGAGCATAAACAGACTTGCTACCTTTTTACATCCTGAACCGGGAGTAGCATTACAGAAAGGTGCAATTGATACTATAAAATGGACAGATAATGAAGGAGGTTCATTCAGCCTGGTTTTACTTGATTCGATAGATAATTTTATAATGACTGTATGCACTCTTGGTACTGCTGATGTAGGATTGAACGAATATATTTGGACAGTTCCCACGAATGTTACGAATGGTAAATATCGGATTAAAGTTCAATTTGGTGGTGCATTCGGAATAACAAATTTATTTACAATAACCAATCAACAGCAGGTTGCAACGCCTGTATTTACACCTCCGCCTGGTACTTATCCTGATACGGTCTCTATAACCGCTTCTTGTCCAACACCAGGTGCGACTATAAGATACACAACCAACGGCACTGAGCCGAACAGCAATTCACCTGTGTTTCCACCCTCATTACTTATTTCAACATTTACAACAATAAAAGCTAAAGCTTTTAAGGATGGTATGCTTCCGAGTTTAACTACTGTAGCAATATATAGTATAGGTATTGAGGTTGCAGCACCAGAGATTTCTCCTGTTTCAGGAAGCTACGCGGGTGAAGTTTACTTAGAAATAACTTGTCCAGATCCAGCAGCTGTAATAAGGTACAATTGGAGTTATGATCCGAACAATCCTCCAGCAGATCCTGATGAAAACTCAACCAGGTGGGATTGGAACCCCGGAACTGGAAATGGAATACATTTCTTGTATCCAACATTTCATAATTTAATTGTGAAAGCTAAGACTTATAGACCTGGTTATGTACCTAGCCCGGTAATTTCAACGACATACCAGATTGTTCACGGAGTAAACATAAAACAATTCGATGCTTCAGGAACACCGTTTGGACAAGCAGCATTCTGGAATACTTCACAATGGAATTATGTTGATCCTGATTCCGCAATAGTTTTAGAAACCAACAAAAACCATTTTCTATCTACTCAAGATTTTAAACCCGGCACAAATCAAAAGTTTAATTTTTGGGATGATAATCTTTTAATCACAAATGATTCGTATCGTAATTGGGATACAATAACCATTAAATCAAGTACGACAGAAGTAAGTTCACATTTTAATATAACTGTCGATGGAGTTGTTATAAAAAATAACCTCGAATCAACAGGAATAAACGGAGGATCAATCGAATTTATGGACCCTTGGCTTGTAGATTTTAATGAACCTCCTTATGGTTATAGGAGTAGAGGAATGGATGCACCATTCTTTCCAAAGACATCACCATTTAATCCAAACTATTCCAGCTCATACAAAGGAGTCTTCCTGAATCAAGGTTCACCTAACTGGACTCCGCCTTACTACAAAGTCGGTATGCTGGAAGAACAGCCAATAACAGTAAACGGAAAAGAGAGAAAATTCTATCCATACAAATGGCAGAATGATGGAGGAGTAACTTTTCAGGTTGAATATGCAAGACAAACAGGTGTTGTATTCACTTCATCAAACGCAACTGCAACCGCGGTGCTCAAAGGACAATTGATGAGCAACGACCAGAACGGAATAAGCAGCGGCTCACAGCGTAAGCTTGTGCGCACGGATAATGGAATTTACCATTGTGTTTATGAATCTATGGGTGAAGTATGGTACACACATAGCTTAACAACAAATTATAATGGTCAGTGGCGTCAGGATATCTGTATTTCGAATACTATTGGTAATATGAGTAAAAATCCCTCGATTGATTTTGAAGGAAACAAAATAAAAACTGTATCAGTTATACTATCAACAGTAAAATATTCTTTGGCTGCAAGTACCTTTCTACCTGTGGAAAAATTGTATGTTGATTCCTGGAATAAAAACTAA
- a CDS encoding T9SS type A sorting domain-containing protein gives MLSLVTTDFNQQFSGGSGLNKAGELIELSYGREGVIYKNGVEFLFNIGDIIVGDSVIKFIEQPDTILYSSAEELNTVVKTVPFYLSASTEFYFTDFYYVLNDSLADTSLTAEDEVNFKVELINNQSGQVIGTFDNITYTKEYLDKYANVSYQVDCSNIASGNYFLRLVTTVEGEAEYHLGNVQNSGEELSKHNYQRINFNGTELPESYSLEQNYPNPFNPNTVISYQLPVNGFVTLKVYDILGSEVTTLVNEEKTAGRYEINYNASSLASGVYLYKLQVNDFINVKKMILLK, from the coding sequence ATGCTTTCATTGGTAACAACTGATTTCAATCAGCAATTTTCTGGCGGAAGTGGTTTAAACAAAGCTGGTGAACTAATCGAACTAAGCTATGGAAGAGAAGGAGTAATATATAAGAATGGAGTTGAGTTTCTTTTTAATATTGGGGATATAATTGTAGGCGACAGTGTAATTAAATTCATTGAACAGCCAGATACGATATTGTATTCATCAGCAGAAGAACTCAACACAGTAGTAAAGACAGTTCCGTTTTATCTATCAGCATCAACAGAATTTTATTTCACTGATTTTTATTATGTATTGAATGACAGTCTTGCAGATACATCACTAACGGCAGAAGACGAGGTAAATTTCAAGGTTGAGTTGATAAATAACCAGTCGGGGCAGGTAATAGGAACATTTGATAACATTACATATACGAAGGAATATCTTGATAAATATGCAAATGTATCATATCAGGTAGATTGCAGCAACATTGCATCTGGAAATTATTTTCTGCGATTGGTAACAACAGTAGAAGGCGAAGCTGAATATCATCTTGGCAATGTTCAGAACAGCGGTGAAGAATTGAGCAAGCATAATTACCAGCGTATAAATTTCAACGGAACAGAACTTCCTGAATCATATTCACTTGAACAAAACTACCCGAATCCATTTAATCCAAATACGGTAATCAGTTATCAGTTGCCGGTAAATGGTTTTGTAACGTTAAAAGTATATGACATTCTTGGTTCAGAAGTAACAACACTTGTAAATGAAGAAAAGACAGCCGGCAGATATGAAATAAACTACAACGCATCATCACTTGCGAGTGGGGTTTATTTATACAAGCTTCAAGTAAATGATTTTATTAATGTGAAGAAGATGATACTGTTGAAGTGA